In Prosthecobacter sp. SYSU 5D2, one genomic interval encodes:
- a CDS encoding NAD(P)-dependent oxidoreductase: MLTALHYCRQTSTPATFTFSQPQFFYFFFMSKTIAFVGVGRMGANMARRLKDCGYSVTAVYDSHRPIATALAEELGCAAPETLAEVAAAADVIFTVVTNDESMRTIFFGPGDNLLNEAKGKIFINCATVSPGIHREVYEAAKAAGADSLEASMASSISHAREGKLYLMLAGDESVYNDVLPILEQMSVNRRFIGGPGRAAEVKALVNMVMNINTAGLAEGLGLAAALGHDLDMIREVFSQTGANSRVLETDSADMVAREHDCWFSAEHAAKDSGIAGSMAESVNLNLPLNLATIAQYQKMVSLGLGGLDKSGIAELTFKGRHG, encoded by the coding sequence CGCCACCTTTACCTTTTCCCAACCCCAGTTTTTTTATTTTTTCTTTATGAGCAAGACCATCGCCTTTGTCGGAGTCGGACGCATGGGAGCCAACATGGCCCGTCGTTTGAAAGATTGCGGATACAGCGTGACCGCCGTGTATGACAGCCACCGCCCCATCGCCACTGCCCTGGCGGAAGAACTGGGCTGTGCCGCCCCGGAAACACTGGCTGAGGTGGCTGCGGCTGCGGACGTGATCTTCACCGTCGTCACCAATGACGAGTCCATGCGGACCATCTTCTTCGGCCCCGGCGACAACCTGCTGAATGAAGCCAAGGGAAAGATTTTCATCAACTGCGCCACCGTCTCCCCGGGCATCCATCGGGAAGTCTATGAAGCGGCGAAGGCAGCCGGGGCGGACAGCCTGGAAGCCAGTATGGCCTCCAGCATCAGCCATGCCCGCGAAGGCAAGCTGTACCTGATGCTGGCGGGTGATGAATCCGTCTATAACGACGTGCTTCCCATACTGGAGCAGATGAGCGTGAACCGCCGCTTCATCGGCGGCCCTGGCCGCGCAGCGGAAGTGAAGGCGCTGGTGAACATGGTGATGAACATCAACACCGCCGGCCTGGCCGAGGGCCTGGGACTGGCCGCCGCCCTGGGGCATGACCTGGACATGATCCGCGAGGTCTTCAGTCAGACCGGTGCCAACAGCCGTGTGCTGGAGACGGACAGTGCCGACATGGTGGCGCGCGAGCATGACTGCTGGTTCTCCGCCGAGCACGCCGCCAAGGACAGCGGCATCGCCGGCAGCATGGCGGAAAGCGTGAACCTGAATCTGCCTCTGAACCTGGCCACCATCGCCCAGTATCAGAAGATGGTCAGCCTGGGGCTTGGAGGTCTGGACAAATCCGGCATTGCGGAGCTGACGTTTAAAGGTCGGCACGGGTGA
- a CDS encoding LysR substrate-binding domain-containing protein — translation MELRPLRSFIAAAEDGNISRAAARLHLTQPALSRQIKGLEDELGVGLLERGAHSFSLTPAGELLLKEGRVLLERADALEQRVRATAKAQTIRVGYSPSLSAGILSPAMEAFSQVHPKARVELSDLANQEMMDGLIKGSLDVIVTVPPVKDMPDILWTTVQRQAWRVALPRQHPLQAKKILSPQDLHEQRLVVYNQRDYPDYWAFIGAWFKEHRINARIASECDGVTSLISAVEAGIGIALVVERIACLIPERIVLKPLSPQPQPIHIAVGVLDRQKNDKVFAVFVEELKRAGELDLGRPGI, via the coding sequence ATGGAACTCCGCCCCCTGCGCTCTTTTATCGCTGCTGCTGAAGATGGTAACATTAGCCGGGCTGCGGCGCGATTGCACCTGACCCAACCGGCGCTGAGCCGACAGATCAAGGGGCTGGAGGATGAGCTGGGAGTGGGGCTGCTGGAGCGGGGAGCGCATTCTTTTAGCCTGACTCCGGCGGGGGAGCTGCTGCTGAAGGAAGGGCGCGTGCTGCTGGAGCGGGCGGATGCGCTGGAGCAGCGCGTGCGGGCCACGGCGAAGGCGCAAACGATCCGTGTGGGCTACTCCCCTTCCCTGAGCGCGGGCATTCTCTCACCGGCCATGGAGGCTTTTTCCCAGGTGCATCCGAAAGCGCGGGTGGAGCTGTCTGACTTGGCCAACCAGGAAATGATGGATGGCCTCATCAAAGGCAGCCTGGATGTTATTGTGACCGTGCCGCCGGTGAAGGATATGCCGGACATCCTGTGGACCACCGTACAGCGCCAGGCCTGGCGGGTCGCCCTGCCGCGCCAGCATCCGCTGCAGGCGAAAAAGATCCTGTCGCCACAGGATCTCCATGAGCAGCGGCTGGTCGTGTACAACCAGCGCGACTATCCGGACTATTGGGCCTTCATTGGCGCCTGGTTCAAAGAGCACCGCATCAATGCGCGCATCGCCAGCGAGTGCGACGGCGTGACCAGCCTGATCTCGGCGGTGGAGGCGGGCATCGGCATCGCCCTGGTGGTGGAGCGCATCGCCTGCCTGATCCCGGAGCGCATTGTTTTAAAGCCGCTGAGCCCGCAGCCGCAGCCGATTCACATCGCCGTGGGCGTGCTGGACCGGCAGAAGAATGACAAGGTGTTTGCCGTCTTTGTGGAGGAACTGAAGCGGGCCGGAGAGCTGGATTTAGGAAGGCCTGGGATTTAG
- a CDS encoding class I SAM-dependent methyltransferase, whose amino-acid sequence MRSDFHRKPTGSRTPPRPGPRPFQGKGAQGPASGPRPDRSQGGTSWEKSADWYDRILGERGSELYQAVVIPNSLDLLKPKKGEHILDLGCGQGVFSRALADKGAKVTGVDAAPTLIAKARTYQSRTPIRYYDRDAAELTGLGEFDAASAILCLQNMEHLDTVIAATAAVLKPGGRMLWVLNHPAFRIPRQSSWGNEEERKIQYRRVDAYSSTLGIPILMHPGKADSESTVSFHRSFETLTSAGFKAGLAMTGLGEWYSHKESQPGPRARAENRARKEFPLFLALLWQKQAVTSA is encoded by the coding sequence ATGCGCTCCGACTTTCATCGCAAGCCCACCGGCTCACGCACGCCGCCACGTCCCGGTCCTCGTCCTTTTCAGGGAAAAGGGGCCCAGGGGCCGGCATCAGGACCGCGCCCGGACCGCAGCCAGGGCGGTACGTCCTGGGAAAAGTCGGCCGACTGGTATGACCGCATCCTCGGGGAGCGTGGCTCGGAGCTGTATCAGGCCGTCGTCATTCCCAATTCACTGGACCTGCTGAAGCCAAAAAAGGGCGAGCACATCCTGGATCTCGGTTGCGGCCAGGGAGTTTTCTCCCGGGCGCTTGCGGACAAAGGGGCCAAGGTCACCGGTGTGGATGCTGCGCCTACCCTCATCGCCAAAGCTCGTACCTATCAGAGTCGCACGCCCATCCGTTATTATGATCGGGATGCTGCAGAGCTTACGGGCCTGGGCGAGTTCGATGCCGCCTCGGCCATCCTCTGCCTGCAAAACATGGAGCACCTGGACACGGTCATTGCCGCCACGGCAGCCGTTTTGAAGCCCGGCGGCAGGATGCTCTGGGTGCTGAACCACCCCGCCTTCCGCATCCCCCGCCAGTCCTCCTGGGGCAATGAAGAGGAGAGAAAAATTCAGTATCGCCGTGTTGATGCTTACAGCAGCACGCTCGGCATCCCCATTCTCATGCATCCAGGCAAGGCAGACAGCGAGAGCACTGTCAGCTTTCACCGCAGTTTTGAAACGCTCACCTCCGCCGGCTTCAAGGCCGGCTTGGCCATGACCGGGCTGGGGGAATGGTATTCGCACAAAGAAAGCCAGCCAGGGCCGCGCGCCCGGGCGGAAAACCGTGCTAGAAAAGAGTTCCCGCTTTTCCTGGCCCTGCTCTGGCAAAAGCAGGCTGTCACATCCGCCTGA
- a CDS encoding c-type cytochrome domain-containing protein encodes MKLLAPVCAVGLLLAACASKPVAPEDPIEALAGRDYFVQFVKPILETQCLRCHQGANPPAGLSLVQRSGAYAPRKRDRAFIVPGDPEASLLLTAVSRVGTHPLIMPRLDITLTDDDIGALHEWIEDGAYWPDNPDGFLQPRYNIENP; translated from the coding sequence ATGAAATTACTCGCTCCCGTTTGTGCTGTTGGTCTTTTACTGGCCGCTTGTGCCAGCAAACCCGTCGCCCCGGAAGACCCCATCGAAGCCCTCGCCGGGCGGGATTATTTTGTACAATTCGTGAAGCCGATCCTGGAGACGCAGTGCCTGCGCTGCCATCAGGGTGCCAATCCACCCGCTGGGCTTTCCCTCGTCCAGCGCAGCGGTGCTTATGCCCCGCGCAAGCGTGACCGCGCCTTCATCGTCCCAGGGGATCCGGAGGCCAGCCTGCTGCTCACCGCCGTCTCCAGGGTCGGCACCCACCCCCTCATCATGCCCCGTCTGGACATCACGCTGACAGATGATGACATCGGCGCGCTGCATGAATGGATCGAGGACGGAGCCTACTGGCCTGATAATCCGGACGGCTTCCTCCAGCCGCGATACAACATCGAGAATCCTTGA
- a CDS encoding aspartate aminotransferase family protein, giving the protein MGKEYDTTPQTVPHVATKYRTICTQVPHPDSIQHIERSRKYEPYSMRGMPPIVWDRAEDISVYDKYGNRWLDWSSGVLVTNCGHGVPEVRKAIIDQVNSGLIHNYVFPSEERPELCELIASVSPEPLKKVFLLSTGSEATECAIKLSRAHGIAVGGREKIGIIGFERGYHGRTLASQQAGGMAGQKTWIVNMDPAIINVPFPDGYWDSDSSFDGFLNAVEKSGMKPSQIAGVIMESYQGVGPDFAPVEYIEKLRAWCTEHDVVLTFDEVQSGFGRTGKFWAFEYYGVVPDLICCGKGISSSLPLAAVIGRPDIMDQFPPGSMTSTHSGNPVCCAAALANIRKLLDEDLTGNAARLGPVLLAGCKEIQSRHPEVIGNVTCAGLVAGLQTVKRGTKQPDHDLAHRVIELCYQKGLLFFAPVGAWGQTVKICPPLTIPLDALQEGIAVMAEAFDEAVAEMYDDVEVETADEKEAELVA; this is encoded by the coding sequence ATGGGCAAAGAATACGACACCACTCCACAGACCGTCCCGCACGTCGCGACGAAATACCGCACGATCTGCACCCAGGTCCCCCACCCGGATTCCATCCAGCACATTGAGCGGAGCCGCAAGTATGAGCCCTACTCCATGCGCGGCATGCCGCCCATCGTCTGGGACCGTGCTGAAGACATCTCCGTTTATGACAAGTACGGCAACCGCTGGCTCGACTGGAGCAGCGGCGTCCTCGTGACCAACTGCGGCCACGGCGTGCCGGAAGTCCGCAAGGCCATCATTGACCAGGTCAACAGCGGCCTCATCCACAACTACGTCTTCCCTAGCGAAGAGCGCCCGGAGCTTTGCGAGCTCATCGCCAGCGTCTCTCCTGAGCCGTTGAAAAAAGTCTTCCTGCTGAGCACCGGCAGCGAGGCCACCGAGTGCGCCATCAAGCTCAGCCGCGCCCACGGCATTGCCGTCGGCGGCCGGGAAAAGATCGGCATCATCGGCTTCGAACGCGGATATCATGGCCGCACCCTCGCCTCCCAGCAGGCTGGCGGCATGGCGGGCCAGAAGACCTGGATCGTCAACATGGACCCCGCCATCATCAACGTGCCGTTCCCGGACGGCTATTGGGATAGCGACAGCAGCTTCGACGGTTTCCTGAATGCGGTGGAAAAGAGCGGCATGAAGCCCTCCCAGATCGCCGGCGTGATCATGGAGAGCTATCAGGGCGTCGGCCCCGACTTCGCCCCCGTGGAATACATCGAAAAACTCCGCGCCTGGTGCACCGAGCATGACGTCGTGCTCACCTTTGACGAAGTGCAATCCGGCTTCGGGCGCACAGGCAAGTTCTGGGCCTTTGAGTATTACGGCGTGGTCCCGGACCTCATTTGCTGTGGCAAGGGCATCTCCTCCTCCCTCCCCCTGGCCGCCGTCATCGGCCGTCCGGACATCATGGACCAGTTCCCTCCGGGCTCCATGACGAGCACCCATTCCGGTAACCCAGTCTGCTGCGCTGCCGCCCTGGCCAACATCCGCAAGCTGCTGGATGAAGACCTCACCGGCAATGCCGCCCGCCTGGGCCCCGTGCTGCTGGCCGGTTGCAAGGAGATCCAGTCACGCCATCCTGAAGTCATCGGCAACGTCACCTGCGCCGGCCTCGTCGCCGGTCTGCAGACCGTCAAACGCGGCACCAAGCAGCCGGACCACGATCTCGCCCACCGCGTCATCGAGCTTTGCTATCAGAAGGGCCTGCTCTTCTTCGCACCCGTCGGTGCCTGGGGCCAGACTGTCAAAATCTGCCCCCCTCTCACCATCCCTCTGGACGCCCTCCAGGAAGGCATCGCCGTCATGGCCGAAGCCTTCGATGAAGCCGTCGCCGAAATGTACGACGACGTCGAAGTCGAAACCGCTGATGAAAAAGAGGCCGAGCTGGTCGCTTAA
- a CDS encoding pirin family protein, whose amino-acid sequence MKTKLRRSNERGHADHGWLDSHHTFSFADYYDPAQMGFRSLRVINQDRVAPGGGFPTHPHRDMEIFSYVLEGTLAHKDSLGNGRELKPGQVQLMSAGKGVLHSEFNPSSTETAHFLQIWIQPQARALVPSYTEWHPDPAQEKEPKVLVISPDGRDASATIHQDADVYRVRLDGSASIEHEVKTGRGVWFQLIKGQATINGHTLQPGDALSTEDAGTLTITSDGPDTEALLFDLG is encoded by the coding sequence ATGAAAACCAAACTTCGCAGATCCAATGAAAGAGGCCACGCTGACCACGGCTGGCTGGACAGTCACCACACCTTCAGCTTTGCCGATTATTATGATCCGGCTCAGATGGGCTTCCGTAGCCTGCGTGTCATCAACCAGGACCGTGTGGCCCCTGGTGGCGGTTTCCCCACGCATCCGCACCGGGACATGGAAATCTTCAGCTATGTGCTGGAAGGGACCTTGGCCCACAAGGACAGCCTGGGCAACGGCCGCGAGCTGAAGCCCGGCCAGGTCCAGCTCATGAGCGCCGGCAAAGGCGTTCTGCACAGCGAGTTCAACCCGTCCTCCACCGAAACCGCGCACTTTCTGCAAATCTGGATCCAGCCGCAAGCCCGCGCCCTGGTCCCCAGCTACACGGAGTGGCACCCCGATCCCGCCCAGGAAAAGGAGCCCAAGGTGCTCGTCATCTCCCCGGATGGCCGGGATGCCTCCGCCACCATCCACCAGGATGCCGATGTCTATCGCGTCCGTCTGGACGGCTCCGCCAGCATCGAGCATGAGGTGAAAACTGGACGCGGCGTCTGGTTCCAGCTCATCAAAGGTCAGGCCACCATCAACGGCCACACCCTCCAGCCCGGCGATGCTCTCAGCACCGAGGATGCCGGCACCCTCACCATCACCTCCGACGGCCCCGACACCGAAGCCCTGCTCTTCGACCTCGGCTAA